A region of the bacterium genome:
CGGACTCAGTTACCCTGGTCTTGAGCGCCTCCACCTGCGCCGCTAACGCAGCGAACTGGGGGCTCTCCGAAACCCCTGGGGCAACCACGGGCTCGACTGTCGTCTCGGGCGGGGCCGCCGTGACCGGCGTCTCGTCGCCTTCCTCGTCCAGCTTTGCCAGTAGCGCCGACAGGGCCTCCTTGACCTTTTCCTTGATACCCATCTTTGTCTCCTTCGCGGCCGTCGCCGCTTTTTTGGGTTTGCGGTACTTACCGTCCTTGCCTTTCTCGTAACCCATCTTTTTTATCTGAGCCCACGCCGTAGCGTTGGCCTTGGCTTCATCGCCGTCGTATTGCTCGAAGGCAGCGTTGAACGCCTTAGTCCAAGCGTCCGAGCCGGCTTCGTCGTCGAATAAATCGGTTATCTTTTTAGGCGGCGACTTATAAGGCAAGGCTATCGGTTCGCCGAACGCCTGCGCGAGTAGTATCTGCGCACCCTCGCCAAGGCACGGCCCCGCCATATCGAGAGGGACGAAGCGGCCGCGGTCGCTATGGAACTCGACGGCCGGCGTCCGCGAGCCGAGGAGCGCGACGCTATCAAGCCGCGAACCATCCAAGCTCTCAATAGAAACATTCTTGTAGCCGCCCGACGTAACGGCTTCGAGTCCAGCCGGCGTCCAGTCGACGTAGTTGCCGAGCAATATTTCGCCCGCCTTCATCAATCCGCTAATCCAGCAAGGGGCCGGGTCGCCGGTCGTTATAACGTTCTTCGGGTCCGACAAATGCCCTATCGTTACCGGAATCTTCTCGTCGGGGCCGAATGCCGAAACCCACTTGTCGATTATCTCGTGGGTTATCTCGACTTCGC
Encoded here:
- a CDS encoding ChaB family protein; this encodes MWAPVCQVGTWQGMFGEVEITHEIIDKWVSAFGPDEKIPVTIGHLSDPKNVITTGDPAPCWISGLMKAGEILLGNYVDWTPAGLEAVTSGGYKNVSIESLDGSRLDSVALLGSRTPAVEFHSDRGRFVPLDMAGPCLGEGAQILLAQAFGEPIALPYKSPPKKITDLFDDEAGSDAWTKAFNAAFEQYDGDEAKANATAWAQIKKMGYEKGKDGKYRKPKKAATAAKETKMGIKEKVKEALSALLAKLDEEGDETPVTAAPPETTVEPVVAPGVSESPQFAALAAQVEALKTRVTESEQKVIAVTAKGQALAFRNEAHLPPALDVALEDWCAGKSEVRMDEEGTKKLPQAEFVKRLVMARGTQKLTAAVVFGNPPAKTKVEALSVEPEGPGLPTDQETLVMLAENAKVRAREKGITLAAAQIEVNAEWRKDKEA